Proteins encoded in a region of the Psychromicrobium lacuslunae genome:
- a CDS encoding ABC transporter substrate-binding protein: MSSITRRSALALGLSAGTAALLGACSTPGTNSVNSVATIPAAQPGEKITLTYWAWLKDLQKVCDVWNAQHPLIQVEAVWTPGGNSGGYQKMYSALAAGGGPDLAQVELRSIPEFMLVNGLVDVSRYGAKQYAERYDPTLWNQVSYLDGVYGIPQDAGPMALYYRQDLFQKIGATPPTSWQDWATIAAELRKAGSYIDCFALADSSWFAALATQAGASWLKAEHDGWTINMTDRATLEVAEFFDRAIDKDLVTTNYGQYSAPWFAAAANGQIASLSSASWGDALLQGVSGASGKWRVAALPRWTGKGFGSSYVGGSTAAVFAHSKHPQEALEFAVWMTTSREGIDAMIANSGIGWSPSKDYIGAQRQQPSAFFGGQDYNQQIFLPATKQQNPDWSWWPLTQQSFEILSDGFRKKASGTSLVSSVKLAEQNIIEAFKNKGLSIRKVTS, encoded by the coding sequence ATGTCCTCAATTACCCGGCGAAGCGCCCTCGCGCTCGGCCTATCCGCAGGAACTGCCGCGCTATTAGGCGCTTGTTCCACTCCGGGCACCAACTCGGTCAATTCCGTAGCTACCATTCCAGCGGCTCAGCCCGGCGAAAAGATCACCTTGACCTATTGGGCCTGGCTAAAAGATCTGCAAAAGGTCTGCGATGTCTGGAACGCTCAGCACCCACTGATCCAAGTTGAGGCGGTGTGGACTCCGGGCGGCAACTCCGGGGGTTATCAAAAGATGTACTCAGCGCTGGCTGCCGGTGGTGGTCCGGACCTCGCCCAAGTTGAGCTCCGGTCGATCCCCGAATTCATGTTGGTCAATGGCCTAGTTGACGTTTCCCGCTACGGCGCAAAGCAGTACGCCGAGCGGTACGACCCCACGCTATGGAATCAAGTGAGTTATCTCGATGGCGTCTACGGCATTCCCCAAGACGCCGGGCCAATGGCGCTCTATTACCGGCAGGATCTGTTCCAAAAGATCGGTGCCACGCCACCGACGAGCTGGCAAGATTGGGCGACAATCGCCGCCGAACTACGAAAAGCCGGAAGTTACATTGACTGCTTCGCGCTGGCTGATTCATCCTGGTTCGCCGCACTGGCAACCCAAGCCGGCGCTAGCTGGCTAAAGGCCGAGCACGATGGCTGGACTATCAATATGACCGATCGGGCCACTCTTGAAGTGGCCGAATTCTTTGACCGGGCGATCGACAAAGATTTGGTAACAACTAACTATGGCCAGTACTCAGCCCCCTGGTTCGCCGCCGCTGCTAACGGTCAGATCGCTAGCTTGAGCAGCGCCAGCTGGGGCGACGCCTTGCTCCAGGGCGTCAGCGGCGCCTCAGGCAAGTGGCGAGTAGCAGCGCTACCGCGCTGGACCGGAAAGGGCTTTGGTTCCAGCTATGTCGGCGGTTCCACCGCAGCGGTTTTCGCGCATAGCAAGCATCCGCAAGAGGCTCTGGAATTCGCGGTCTGGATGACGACCAGTCGCGAAGGTATCGATGCAATGATTGCCAATAGCGGGATCGGATGGTCACCCAGCAAGGACTACATCGGTGCGCAGCGGCAACAGCCCTCGGCCTTTTTCGGTGGCCAGGACTACAACCAGCAAATTTTCCTACCCGCCACCAAGCAACAAAATCCGGACTGGTCCTGGTGGCCACTGACTCAGCAGTCATTTGAGATTCTCTCCGACGGCTTCCGGAAAAAAGCCTCCGGAACTTCGCTCGTCAGTTCGGTAAAACTAGCCGAGCAGAACATCATCGAGGCCTTCAAAAACAAAGGTCTCAGCATTCGGAAGGTGACCTCATGA
- a CDS encoding carbohydrate ABC transporter permease, giving the protein MSSRKTASRQLTAAPWLLLAPFLALFVLTFVLPILVAIGSSFTKVTRNGLFGEQGVQTDFAWFSNYAQALANGNFLASIGRMLLFGVVQVTLMIALCTLLALLLESASARWPGFFRAVYFLPYGIPGVIATILWSFLYVPGLSPLVDLGKVFGLQLDFLGAGSVLWSIANIVTWTYTGYNMMIIVAQLKSIPTEVYEAAKVDGASPWRVARSIQLPLIRPALVLTTVFSIIGTLQLFVEPQVLKSVAPTIDSEYTPNLSAYATAFAYNDYNVAAAQAVLIALVAFLLSFIFLRLTNRKSR; this is encoded by the coding sequence ATGAGCAGCCGGAAAACCGCCAGCCGCCAGCTCACGGCTGCCCCCTGGTTACTGCTGGCGCCCTTTTTGGCGCTGTTCGTGCTGACCTTTGTGCTGCCCATTCTGGTCGCCATCGGCAGCAGCTTCACCAAGGTCACCCGGAACGGCCTGTTCGGCGAACAAGGCGTGCAGACCGACTTCGCTTGGTTTAGTAACTACGCGCAAGCGCTCGCTAATGGCAACTTCCTTGCCTCAATCGGTCGCATGCTCCTGTTCGGCGTCGTGCAAGTGACCTTGATGATCGCGCTTTGTACGCTTTTAGCATTACTGCTGGAGTCCGCTTCGGCGCGCTGGCCAGGGTTCTTCCGTGCCGTCTATTTCCTGCCCTATGGCATCCCCGGGGTGATCGCCACCATCCTGTGGTCATTCCTCTACGTGCCAGGACTCAGCCCGCTGGTTGATCTCGGCAAGGTCTTCGGTTTACAGCTGGATTTCCTTGGCGCAGGCAGCGTGCTCTGGTCAATCGCCAATATCGTCACCTGGACGTACACCGGCTACAACATGATGATCATTGTCGCGCAACTTAAATCGATTCCTACCGAAGTTTACGAGGCAGCCAAGGTGGACGGTGCAAGTCCGTGGCGAGTGGCCCGCAGTATTCAGCTTCCGCTGATTAGGCCCGCCCTGGTGCTCACCACGGTGTTTTCGATCATTGGCACCCTACAACTTTTTGTCGAACCGCAGGTCCTCAAGAGTGTGGCACCGACAATTGACAGCGAGTACACCCCAAACCTCAGTGCTTATGCAACTGCCTTCGCCTACAACGACTACAACGTAGCCGCCGCCCAAGCAGTGCTGATCGCTCTGGTCGCCTTCCTGCTGTCCTTTATCTTCCTCCGCCTGACGAACAGGAAATCCCGATGA
- a CDS encoding TetR/AcrR family transcriptional regulator, with the protein MEEHEISEAELLQQLRRRGPYAKTADRRRKILEAAAQVYAECGYYGSSLREVALKAGVSLSNLTHHFATKEEILLATLRQRDADGLNQDAPQSAAEFRTQIIAQARANEELATLIGLYSVLSAEATMQGHPARDYFVERFANLRHEYTETLTLLARQGQLRTGFDPHLTAVSLVALWDGLQLQWLLEPHKIDVVRQLDAFLDAILTE; encoded by the coding sequence ATGGAAGAGCATGAAATCTCGGAAGCTGAGCTGCTGCAACAGCTGCGCCGACGCGGACCATATGCCAAAACAGCGGATCGGCGGCGAAAGATACTCGAAGCCGCCGCACAGGTCTATGCGGAATGTGGCTACTACGGTAGTTCCTTGCGCGAGGTGGCGCTCAAGGCGGGAGTTAGCCTGTCGAATCTGACTCATCATTTCGCCACCAAGGAGGAGATTCTGCTTGCTACCCTGAGGCAGCGCGACGCCGATGGACTAAACCAAGACGCTCCGCAGAGCGCAGCAGAGTTCCGCACTCAGATCATTGCTCAGGCGAGGGCCAATGAGGAATTGGCTACTTTGATTGGGCTTTACTCTGTGCTCTCCGCTGAGGCGACAATGCAAGGCCACCCGGCTCGCGACTACTTCGTGGAACGCTTTGCGAATTTGCGCCATGAGTACACCGAGACACTCACGCTACTGGCACGGCAGGGGCAGTTACGAACGGGATTTGACCCTCATCTCACCGCAGTTTCACTAGTGGCGCTTTGGGATGGCCTACAACTCCAGTGGTTGTTGGAACCCCACAAAATTGATGTGGTAAGGCAATTAGATGCCTTCCTGGACGCAATTTTGACCGAATGA